In the Maridesulfovibrio bastinii DSM 16055 genome, one interval contains:
- a CDS encoding AraC family transcriptional regulator, with protein sequence MDGSTLCVLADIVARHSPEKNLNHTAIKGLSCIRIDNPDEHLPEVYNPCICLVVQGAKAITYGQEVYPCGTGDYMTIPVTMPIIGMVKKASPENPYLCLQMDIDLTMAGEIFLGGHVPQSGSKLEAKSLFVATMDDALADPLVRLAKLLDSPEDSGFLAPLYIREICYRLLKSEHGRHIAHLAMHEGSLQRIGMVISHINQNFRDSIRIGDLAEIAEMSVSGLHQWFKKITTLTPIQFQKQLRLIEARRLMMAESKSAAEAAYFVGYESPSQFSREYSRMFGISPGRDIEKYYKAENSA encoded by the coding sequence ATGGATGGTTCAACACTTTGTGTTCTTGCTGATATTGTGGCCAGACACAGCCCTGAGAAGAATTTAAACCATACGGCCATCAAAGGACTCAGCTGTATCAGGATAGACAATCCGGACGAGCATCTGCCGGAAGTCTATAATCCGTGTATCTGCCTGGTGGTGCAGGGAGCAAAAGCCATTACATACGGGCAGGAGGTTTATCCCTGCGGAACCGGTGATTATATGACCATCCCCGTGACCATGCCTATTATCGGAATGGTCAAGAAGGCTTCGCCTGAGAATCCTTACCTCTGCTTACAGATGGATATTGACCTGACGATGGCCGGAGAAATTTTCCTCGGGGGGCATGTTCCCCAGTCCGGTTCAAAGCTGGAGGCCAAATCTCTTTTTGTCGCAACCATGGATGATGCTCTGGCCGACCCGCTGGTAAGGCTGGCCAAGCTTTTAGACTCTCCCGAAGACTCGGGCTTTCTGGCTCCTCTTTATATCCGTGAAATCTGCTACCGCCTTTTGAAATCCGAGCATGGCAGGCACATAGCGCATCTGGCTATGCATGAGGGCAGTTTGCAGAGAATAGGTATGGTTATTTCACATATTAACCAGAATTTCAGGGATTCTATACGAATAGGTGATCTGGCTGAAATTGCGGAGATGAGCGTTTCAGGACTGCACCAGTGGTTTAAAAAAATCACAACATTGACCCCCATCCAGTTTCAAAAACAGCTTCGGCTGATTGAAGCCAGAAGGCTTATGATGGCTGAAAGCAAAAGTGCAGCAGAAGCCGCATATTTTGTCGGTTACGAAAGTCCTTCACAATTCAGCCGGGAGTATTCGCGGATGTTCGGTATCTCTCCGGGACGCGACATCGAGAAATATTATAAAGCGGAAAACTCTGCGTAA
- a CDS encoding APC family permease has protein sequence MEEKKVSLFKMVSFTVCGIVVLDTFVTPAVMGVSSITVWLLTAVLFFVPYGLINAELGAAYPEDGGIYLWVKRAFGEFQATLVAWYYWVNVAFWMPAVFIAFTTWFSLAFAPNLGTWPSAAITTAMCWVIVYIGIRGADLSVTMTNIAAVIKVAVLIVFGVLGVIYASTKGVANDFSLSSFAISFNYDTVAYSSAIVYNLLGFELISSIASQIKEPGKNIPKMTILAGILIAGLYIVGTFGVLVAIPADKLNPLDGFFYAIKELCSVFGSGQEVAFSIVIAATLLTLVSNMISWTLGGVEVLDEAEFTKYTKILGHRHPKYDTPDYSYVLMGVISTVLIVLNFSLGESANDAFWTILSFSFLVFFLPYLWLFPAAVKLRISDPDTPRPYKVPGGRLGLYIAAFMGFAFIAMCCLLLFFTGKGFDPLYHGTLVIGTGLTTLFGIHLYRLTKKQGNKIQS, from the coding sequence ATGGAAGAAAAAAAAGTTAGCCTCTTTAAAATGGTATCCTTTACCGTATGCGGTATTGTGGTGCTGGATACTTTTGTTACTCCGGCAGTAATGGGCGTTTCATCAATTACCGTCTGGCTGCTGACAGCTGTTTTATTTTTCGTCCCCTACGGACTTATCAACGCAGAGCTTGGAGCAGCCTATCCCGAAGACGGCGGAATCTATCTCTGGGTAAAACGCGCCTTCGGAGAATTTCAGGCAACCCTTGTTGCATGGTATTACTGGGTAAACGTAGCCTTCTGGATGCCGGCGGTTTTCATCGCCTTCACCACATGGTTTTCGCTTGCCTTTGCACCGAATCTCGGCACATGGCCTTCAGCGGCAATCACAACAGCCATGTGCTGGGTTATTGTTTACATTGGCATCCGCGGAGCCGACCTGAGCGTGACCATGACAAATATAGCCGCTGTTATCAAGGTCGCCGTACTCATCGTCTTCGGTGTACTCGGTGTTATTTACGCCTCGACCAAAGGTGTTGCGAATGATTTTTCACTGTCGTCTTTCGCCATCAGCTTCAATTATGACACCGTGGCCTACAGTTCCGCAATCGTCTACAACCTGCTGGGATTCGAGCTTATCAGTTCCATTGCTTCGCAGATAAAAGAACCCGGAAAAAACATACCCAAGATGACTATCCTCGCAGGTATTTTAATTGCCGGGCTGTACATTGTGGGAACATTCGGAGTTCTGGTTGCTATTCCCGCTGATAAACTCAACCCTCTGGACGGATTCTTCTACGCCATCAAAGAACTTTGCAGCGTATTCGGATCAGGACAGGAAGTTGCCTTCAGTATTGTTATCGCAGCAACTCTGCTTACTCTTGTTTCCAATATGATCTCATGGACTCTCGGCGGAGTTGAAGTTCTCGATGAAGCTGAATTTACTAAATATACCAAGATACTCGGACACAGACATCCTAAATATGACACCCCGGACTACTCGTATGTTCTTATGGGTGTGATATCCACTGTGCTCATTGTCCTTAACTTCTCTCTCGGTGAAAGTGCCAATGACGCATTCTGGACTATCCTTTCGTTCAGTTTCCTTGTCTTCTTCCTGCCTTACCTGTGGTTGTTCCCTGCTGCGGTAAAACTCAGAATATCAGATCCTGACACCCCCCGTCCTTATAAAGTTCCGGGCGGTAGATTGGGACTGTATATCGCCGCCTTCATGGGCTTTGCATTCATTGCAATGTGCTGCCTGCTGCTGTTCTTCACTGGTAAAGGATTCGATCCGCTTTACCACGGCACACTTGTCATAGGAACAGGGCTTACAACACTCTTCGGTATTCACCTCTACCGTCTGACCAAAAAGCAAGGCAACAAAATTCAATCGTAA
- a CDS encoding alpha/beta hydrolase → MVCTPAMAQDLSHGADNFYKSDQLNVKKVSFNNQYKMKVVGNLYTPKKMDKSEKYPAIIVGHPMGAVKEQSANLYAQKMAERGFVTMSIDLSFWGESEGQPRNAVLPDVYSEDFSAAVDYLGTRSFVDRERIGVLGICGSGCFVISAAKIDPRMKAIATVSMYNMGDANRHALNKSLSLEQRKKIIAEAAQQRYVEFEGGKTEYTSGTVHELTAETHPIQREFYDFYRTPRGEVTPEGSSPELTTHPTLSSNVKFMNFYPFNDIETISPRPMLFITGDKAHSIEFSQDAYKRAAEPKELYIVPGAGHVDLYDRTELIPWDKLTSFFTKALK, encoded by the coding sequence ATGGTCTGCACTCCGGCGATGGCGCAGGATTTATCGCATGGTGCGGATAATTTTTACAAAAGTGATCAGCTGAATGTAAAAAAAGTATCCTTCAACAACCAGTACAAGATGAAGGTTGTCGGCAACCTCTATACTCCGAAAAAAATGGATAAGTCCGAAAAATATCCTGCAATTATTGTCGGACATCCCATGGGAGCTGTAAAGGAACAGAGTGCGAATCTCTACGCTCAGAAAATGGCTGAACGTGGATTCGTGACCATGTCCATTGATTTATCATTCTGGGGTGAAAGCGAAGGCCAGCCCCGCAATGCTGTTCTGCCTGATGTCTATTCCGAAGATTTCAGCGCGGCAGTTGATTACCTTGGAACACGTTCTTTTGTAGATAGAGAGCGTATCGGTGTTCTGGGAATATGCGGTAGCGGATGCTTTGTTATAAGTGCGGCTAAAATTGATCCCCGCATGAAAGCAATTGCAACCGTAAGTATGTATAATATGGGTGACGCAAACCGTCATGCCCTGAATAAATCACTCTCGCTTGAGCAGAGAAAAAAGATTATCGCTGAAGCTGCGCAACAGCGTTATGTTGAATTTGAAGGTGGTAAAACTGAATACACCAGTGGAACCGTTCATGAACTGACTGCGGAGACCCATCCCATCCAGCGTGAGTTTTATGACTTTTACCGGACCCCGAGGGGTGAAGTCACCCCGGAAGGATCTTCGCCTGAGCTTACAACTCATCCGACCCTTTCAAGCAATGTTAAGTTTATGAACTTCTATCCTTTTAATGACATTGAAACCATTTCACCGCGTCCGATGCTCTTCATTACTGGAGACAAAGCTCATTCAATTGAGTTCAGTCAGGATGCTTATAAGCGTGCTGCGGAACCCAAGGAACTTTATATTGTCCCCGGCGCAGGACATGTGGATTTGTATGACAGGACCGAGCTTATTCCGTGGGATAAGCTGACAAGCTTTTTTACCAAAGCTTTGAAATAA
- a CDS encoding DapH/DapD/GlmU-related protein produces MDLEGLIELFNSGEPVKGGSELHELLLHSSNEAMRITAEINGSYHTPEEINKLMSELTGKEVDKSFTLFPPFYTDFGKNITIGKNVFINACCNFQDQGGVTIKDGALIGHSVVLATINHGFAPEKRSWNYPSPIVIGKNVWIGSRAVILPGVTIGDNAIVAAGAVVSKDVEPGTIVGGVPARFIKTIDEAERDSLAE; encoded by the coding sequence ATGGATCTTGAAGGACTTATTGAACTTTTTAATTCAGGCGAACCGGTTAAAGGGGGTTCTGAACTGCATGAACTGTTGTTGCATTCCAGCAATGAAGCAATGCGTATAACCGCTGAAATAAATGGATCTTACCATACTCCTGAGGAAATTAATAAGCTCATGTCAGAGCTTACCGGAAAAGAGGTTGATAAGAGTTTTACCTTGTTCCCTCCGTTTTATACTGATTTCGGCAAAAATATAACTATAGGCAAAAATGTATTTATAAATGCCTGCTGCAACTTTCAGGATCAGGGCGGAGTAACCATAAAAGATGGAGCTTTGATAGGGCATAGCGTTGTTCTGGCAACAATCAATCATGGCTTTGCTCCTGAAAAAAGAAGTTGGAATTATCCTTCCCCAATAGTTATCGGCAAAAACGTATGGATCGGCTCCAGAGCTGTGATCCTGCCGGGAGTCACTATCGGGGATAACGCTATTGTGGCGGCGGGAGCCGTTGTTTCCAAGGATGTGGAGCCGGGAACAATCGTCGGCGGAGTTCCTGCAAGGTTCATTAAAACTATAGATGAAGCTGAACGGGACAGTTTGGCTGAATAA
- a CDS encoding sigma-54-dependent Fis family transcriptional regulator, which yields MKDILVIAPLKEVYDKTVEIIEEHKYDNVAVELGTMQQGLKKAIEGEKLGASVIVSRGWTYKKIENELEIPSIEIPVSAYDIVETLTPILEQINHQQTIGVIGHDNVIYGFDILRNLLPMKIVKIELEREEDIASAIKRYKNSGISTFIGDSNVKAISEALGHTGIAISSQKESILRSIQEAVKLHNSIRNRQQRAQLILTVTDYVHEGIIAIDETEKVSIFNHTAEDIFGIRKDQAIGHLLKEAAPRCQLPLALEESEPSIGEVLDIGGKKLVVNRAPVLINDEVVGAVATFQNVAEVQNVEQKIRRELAEHGFSAKYTFNDIIQKSPLMEACIAKAEEYALYDTPMLITGESGVGKELFCQSLHNASPRRNGPFVAINCAAIPPSLMEAELFGHESGAFTGAKSKGRAGIFELAHKGTVFLDEIGEIPLEFQGRLLRVLQEHQIMRIGGDKIIPVDVRILCATNRPLAKMVEEDKFRRDLLFRINVLTLNIPSLRRLGPETIMLLAEHFLAKYARKYSKKIPEITPEIKKILISKPYRGNVREIEGLMERSVILGNIFWAIDEEPETEKHSGEIPDVTSLPDLRSMEEAYIRKVFNQTGENVQETCSILKISRSTLWRRLKETSRFQN from the coding sequence ATGAAAGATATACTGGTCATAGCACCTCTTAAGGAAGTCTACGACAAAACGGTCGAAATAATTGAAGAACATAAATATGATAATGTAGCCGTTGAGCTGGGGACAATGCAGCAGGGGTTGAAAAAAGCCATAGAAGGCGAAAAGCTTGGAGCTTCAGTAATTGTTTCCCGAGGCTGGACTTATAAAAAAATTGAAAACGAGCTGGAAATTCCGTCAATTGAAATTCCGGTAAGTGCCTATGATATTGTTGAGACTCTGACCCCCATACTTGAACAGATCAATCATCAGCAAACAATAGGGGTCATCGGACATGACAACGTTATCTACGGTTTTGATATTTTAAGAAATCTTCTGCCCATGAAAATCGTTAAAATTGAGCTTGAAAGGGAAGAAGATATCGCCTCGGCCATAAAACGATATAAAAACAGCGGTATTTCAACTTTTATCGGTGATTCCAACGTCAAAGCCATATCAGAAGCTCTGGGACATACCGGCATAGCCATCTCATCACAGAAAGAATCAATCCTGCGCAGCATTCAGGAAGCGGTTAAGCTGCACAACTCAATAAGAAACAGACAGCAGAGGGCGCAGCTTATTTTAACGGTTACCGACTATGTTCACGAAGGGATCATTGCCATAGATGAAACTGAAAAAGTTTCAATCTTCAATCATACGGCCGAAGATATCTTTGGTATCCGCAAAGATCAGGCCATAGGTCACCTGCTCAAAGAGGCCGCCCCGAGATGCCAGCTTCCTCTCGCTCTTGAAGAATCTGAACCGAGTATAGGTGAGGTCCTCGACATAGGCGGGAAAAAACTTGTGGTAAACAGGGCTCCGGTGCTCATAAATGATGAAGTGGTAGGAGCGGTTGCAACTTTTCAAAATGTTGCCGAAGTTCAGAATGTTGAGCAGAAAATAAGGCGTGAACTTGCTGAGCACGGATTTTCCGCCAAATACACCTTCAATGACATAATCCAGAAGTCTCCGCTCATGGAAGCCTGCATCGCGAAAGCAGAAGAATATGCTCTTTATGACACTCCAATGCTTATTACCGGTGAATCAGGAGTAGGCAAAGAGCTGTTCTGCCAGAGCCTTCACAATGCCAGCCCACGCAGAAACGGTCCGTTCGTCGCCATCAACTGCGCAGCTATCCCACCATCGCTCATGGAAGCGGAACTCTTCGGCCATGAAAGCGGAGCCTTCACCGGAGCAAAAAGCAAAGGGCGTGCTGGAATATTTGAACTTGCCCACAAAGGAACCGTCTTTCTGGATGAGATAGGTGAAATCCCGCTTGAATTCCAAGGCAGACTCTTAAGAGTTCTGCAGGAGCATCAGATAATGCGTATCGGCGGGGATAAAATAATTCCTGTTGATGTGCGCATACTCTGCGCCACCAACAGGCCCCTCGCAAAGATGGTCGAAGAGGATAAATTCAGGAGAGATCTGCTTTTCAGAATCAATGTTCTAACCCTTAACATTCCCTCACTGCGCAGACTGGGACCTGAAACGATTATGCTCCTTGCCGAACATTTTCTTGCTAAATATGCCAGAAAATATTCCAAAAAAATTCCTGAAATAACCCCGGAGATAAAAAAAATACTCATTTCAAAACCATACCGGGGCAATGTCCGGGAGATAGAAGGCCTTATGGAACGCAGTGTTATTTTAGGTAATATTTTCTGGGCAATAGATGAAGAACCTGAGACCGAAAAGCACAGTGGAGAAATTCCAGATGTGACCTCTCTGCCTGATCTGCGGAGCATGGAGGAGGCTTATATCAGAAAAGTTTTCAATCAGACCGGAGAAAATGTTCAGGAAACCTGCTCTATTTTAAAGATCAGCCGCTCAACTCTGTGGAGGCGTTTGAAAGAGACTTCCCGGTTTCAAAATTAA
- a CDS encoding UxaA family hydrolase, with product MNAVLHINDKDNLVTCLRPIKKGEKITVDSIEITANADIPVFHKIAIAEIPKGGLCYKYGEIIGDALEDIHTGDHVHVHNIESTRGRGDKK from the coding sequence ATGAATGCAGTTCTGCATATCAATGACAAGGACAACCTCGTTACCTGTCTGCGCCCTATTAAAAAAGGTGAGAAAATAACTGTTGATTCAATTGAAATCACAGCCAATGCGGATATCCCCGTATTCCATAAAATAGCCATTGCTGAAATTCCCAAGGGCGGGCTCTGCTACAAGTACGGAGAAATTATAGGCGATGCTCTCGAAGACATTCATACCGGCGACCATGTGCATGTCCATAACATTGAAAGCACCCGCGGACGCGGTGATAAAAAATAA
- a CDS encoding LysR family transcriptional regulator, whose translation MKLNVLESFLAISRSRSISGAAELLHISQPALSRQIKELEEELGTKLFKRGSREMTLTAEGTLFRKRARQILDLVKKTSEELSQSEKNISGTIYIAGGETHSFRTVARTIKNIAAEYPDIHFNLFSGNADDVTEQLDREGADFGLVIEPADVSRYDYMRLPAVDRWGVLMRKDCYLATKEAISPKEIWELPLIYSRQAVQGGQLSSWLKKDPEKLNIVATYNLLFNASLLVEAGLGYALCLDKIINTECNSELCFRPLKPELNSHVDLIWKKHQVFSPAAELFLERIREEI comes from the coding sequence ATGAAACTTAACGTGCTGGAATCATTTTTAGCCATTTCAAGGTCCCGCAGTATATCCGGTGCAGCTGAACTGCTGCATATATCCCAACCGGCACTTTCGCGTCAGATAAAAGAACTTGAAGAGGAACTGGGAACAAAACTTTTTAAAAGAGGCAGCCGGGAAATGACTCTGACTGCCGAAGGAACCCTGTTTCGCAAACGGGCCAGACAGATTCTTGATCTGGTAAAAAAAACAAGTGAAGAACTGTCGCAATCAGAAAAAAACATCAGCGGAACAATTTATATAGCCGGAGGAGAAACCCACTCTTTCAGGACCGTTGCACGGACCATCAAAAATATAGCTGCCGAATACCCTGACATACATTTCAACCTGTTCAGTGGAAATGCAGATGATGTAACAGAGCAGCTGGACCGGGAGGGAGCTGATTTCGGGCTGGTTATTGAACCGGCAGATGTCTCCAGATACGATTATATGCGCCTGCCTGCTGTTGATCGCTGGGGAGTACTGATGAGGAAAGACTGCTATCTGGCCACAAAGGAAGCCATATCCCCAAAAGAAATATGGGAACTACCGCTTATATACTCGCGACAGGCTGTACAGGGCGGACAACTTTCAAGCTGGCTTAAAAAAGATCCTGAAAAACTAAATATAGTTGCCACCTACAATCTGCTCTTTAACGCATCCCTGCTGGTAGAGGCGGGACTGGGATATGCTTTATGTCTGGATAAGATAATAAATACCGAATGCAACTCGGAGCTATGCTTCAGGCCCCTTAAACCGGAACTTAATTCACACGTTGATCTGATCTGGAAGAAGCATCAGGTATTTTCACCGGCCGCAGAGTTGTTTCTGGAAAGGATAAGAGAAGAAATATAA
- a CDS encoding 2-keto-3-deoxygluconate permease, which yields MQILASVKKIPGGLMIVPLLAGVLVNTFCPGFLNLGSFTTNLWKEGAMPILALFMFCTGAQINVRQVGTPLAKGLALTASKVIIGAILGVLVNKFFGASGIFGIIPLAVVASLTNSNSGLFAALAGEFGDASDVGALSVLSLNDGPFFTMLAFGMTGLANIPLIMLLGAVLPIVIGCIVGNLDTQLRDWLAPAVDITIPFFAFPLGAALNLNQLVTAGAPGIILGIANTAITGFAGYFAMKLIRSKNPQVGAAVGTSAGNSAATPAAIAAVDPSIMAAASIATVQVAAAVIVTAILCPLLVTWLDKVERGKRAVAAA from the coding sequence ATGCAAATTCTGGCTAGCGTGAAAAAAATCCCCGGCGGTCTGATGATTGTACCGCTTCTGGCAGGGGTTCTTGTTAATACTTTCTGTCCGGGGTTCCTGAACCTTGGAAGTTTTACAACCAATCTGTGGAAAGAAGGCGCAATGCCCATCCTCGCCCTCTTTATGTTCTGCACTGGAGCACAGATTAATGTGAGACAGGTAGGAACTCCACTGGCAAAAGGACTTGCCCTCACAGCTTCAAAAGTCATCATCGGAGCGATTCTCGGAGTTCTGGTAAACAAATTTTTCGGAGCTTCCGGAATTTTCGGAATCATTCCTCTGGCTGTAGTCGCATCACTCACCAACTCCAACAGCGGTCTTTTTGCAGCTCTGGCAGGAGAGTTCGGAGACGCAAGCGACGTTGGAGCACTTTCCGTACTCTCACTTAACGATGGTCCTTTTTTCACCATGCTGGCCTTCGGTATGACCGGGCTGGCAAATATCCCCCTTATCATGCTCCTCGGGGCTGTTCTGCCCATCGTAATCGGCTGTATTGTCGGTAACCTTGATACCCAGCTGCGCGACTGGCTCGCTCCGGCTGTTGATATCACTATTCCCTTCTTTGCTTTCCCTCTTGGCGCAGCACTTAACCTCAACCAGCTGGTCACCGCAGGTGCTCCCGGTATCATCCTCGGCATCGCCAACACCGCCATCACCGGTTTTGCCGGATACTTCGCCATGAAGCTCATCCGTTCCAAAAATCCGCAGGTCGGAGCCGCAGTCGGCACAAGTGCAGGAAACTCAGCCGCAACACCGGCCGCAATTGCCGCAGTTGACCCGTCCATAATGGCTGCTGCAAGCATTGCAACAGTTCAGGTTGCCGCCGCAGTTATTGTTACCGCCATACTATGCCCTCTGCTTGTTACATGGCTTGATAAAGTTGAACGCGGAAAAAGAGCCGTTGCAGCGGCTTAA
- the arcC gene encoding carbamate kinase gives MNKKTQEPRIVIALGGNALGKTPEEQKEKLRFSSKALVELITQGNEIIVSHGNGPQVGMINLAFEDASKSNEKVVPLEMPECTAMSQGYIGFHLQNAIHKELRDQNMPWNAASIITQVVVDENDPAFKNPSKPIGGFYTKEEATEMMAADPLLTMVEDSGRGYRRTVASPKPVDILERESIVNMLDNEFIVIACGGGGIPVIKGEHNEYKGVSAVIDKDFASAKLAEVVKADYLFILTAVDRIAINFGTPEQKNLDKMSVEEAEQYIKEGHFAPGSMLPKVQAALEFVKSGEGRKAVIASLDKAPEAMTGESGTLIYQ, from the coding sequence ATGAACAAAAAAACTCAGGAACCCAGAATAGTTATTGCTTTGGGAGGAAATGCGTTAGGCAAAACACCTGAAGAGCAGAAGGAAAAACTGAGATTCTCATCCAAAGCTCTGGTGGAACTTATCACTCAGGGTAATGAAATAATTGTCAGCCATGGCAACGGTCCTCAGGTTGGAATGATCAATCTGGCTTTTGAAGATGCTTCAAAGAGCAACGAAAAAGTTGTTCCGCTGGAAATGCCGGAATGCACGGCCATGAGTCAGGGATACATAGGATTCCACTTGCAAAATGCCATCCACAAAGAATTACGGGACCAGAACATGCCCTGGAATGCGGCGTCCATAATTACGCAGGTAGTTGTAGATGAGAATGATCCTGCTTTTAAAAATCCATCAAAACCAATCGGCGGATTTTATACCAAAGAAGAAGCCACTGAAATGATGGCGGCAGATCCTTTGCTGACAATGGTTGAAGATTCAGGACGTGGTTACAGAAGAACGGTCGCTTCTCCTAAACCTGTCGACATTCTCGAAAGGGAATCCATAGTCAATATGCTCGACAACGAATTCATTGTAATCGCATGCGGTGGCGGCGGAATTCCGGTTATTAAAGGAGAGCATAATGAATACAAAGGGGTTTCAGCAGTTATAGATAAAGACTTCGCCTCCGCCAAACTGGCTGAAGTGGTAAAAGCGGACTACCTATTTATTCTCACTGCGGTTGACCGCATCGCAATAAACTTCGGAACCCCAGAGCAGAAAAATCTGGATAAGATGTCTGTGGAAGAAGCTGAACAATATATAAAAGAGGGCCATTTCGCTCCCGGATCAATGCTGCCTAAAGTTCAGGCCGCACTGGAATTTGTTAAGAGCGGCGAAGGACGCAAAGCGGTCATCGCCTCGCTGGACAAAGCCCCGGAAGCAATGACCGGTGAAAGCGGAACCCTGATATATCAATAA
- a CDS encoding iron-containing alcohol dehydrogenase, with product MASFIVPRKTHFGPGAISELANLTGKKATVVIGCGSIKKNGGLDRIMGHLEAAGFETQLIEGVESDPTIQTAQAGAKQMLEFGPDLIVGIGGGSPIDAAKAMWLFYEYPDFTFEQAAVPFSLPELRKKAHFVAISTTSGTGTEVTSFSVISDRESGIKYPIADYNLTPDVAIVDTDLSASLTPQLVAHTGMDAMTHAIEAYVSNVANEFTDALAIKAIEMIDKYLRSSYAGEKEAGCKMHIAQNLAGMSFSNAILGIVHSMAHKSGRILSVPHGCANAIYLPHVISYNAPEAADRFAEIADRLGLAGTTAEEKTSALVAYIEELNKSLDIPATLKEFGVAESLFTENLDRMTEGAVQDPCTGTNPRTIDNAEMRKLFEVAYYGK from the coding sequence ATGGCAAGTTTCATTGTACCTAGAAAAACTCATTTCGGCCCCGGAGCAATCTCCGAACTGGCTAACCTTACCGGTAAAAAAGCAACTGTTGTTATTGGTTGCGGTTCAATAAAAAAGAATGGCGGACTTGATCGCATCATGGGCCACCTTGAAGCTGCAGGATTTGAAACCCAGCTTATTGAAGGTGTTGAAAGCGACCCCACTATCCAGACCGCACAGGCCGGAGCCAAGCAGATGCTGGAATTCGGACCGGACCTTATTGTAGGTATCGGCGGCGGTTCCCCCATTGATGCAGCAAAAGCAATGTGGCTCTTTTATGAATATCCTGATTTCACTTTTGAACAGGCTGCTGTTCCGTTTTCTCTGCCGGAACTCAGAAAAAAAGCTCACTTTGTTGCAATCTCCACAACAAGCGGAACCGGCACCGAGGTTACTTCATTCTCTGTTATTTCCGATCGCGAAAGCGGAATCAAGTACCCCATTGCCGACTACAACCTTACCCCGGACGTAGCGATTGTTGATACAGACCTGAGCGCAAGCCTCACCCCTCAGCTTGTAGCCCATACCGGTATGGATGCTATGACTCACGCTATTGAAGCTTACGTTTCAAATGTTGCCAACGAATTCACCGATGCGCTGGCAATAAAAGCGATTGAAATGATCGACAAGTATCTGCGTTCCTCCTATGCAGGAGAAAAAGAGGCTGGCTGCAAAATGCACATTGCCCAGAATCTTGCTGGTATGTCTTTCTCCAATGCTATTCTGGGAATTGTCCACAGCATGGCCCACAAAAGCGGACGTATCCTGAGTGTTCCTCACGGATGTGCCAACGCAATCTATCTGCCGCATGTAATAAGCTACAACGCACCGGAAGCAGCAGACAGATTTGCTGAAATTGCCGATCGTCTCGGCCTTGCCGGAACAACTGCCGAAGAAAAAACTTCTGCTCTGGTTGCATATATCGAAGAGCTCAACAAAAGCCTCGACATCCCCGCAACACTGAAAGAATTCGGAGTAGCAGAATCACTGTTCACTGAAAATCTGGACAGAATGACAGAGGGAGCAGTTCAGGACCCTTGCACCGGAACCAACCCCCGCACAATTGATAATGCTGAAATGCGCAAACTGTTTGAAGTTGCCTACTACGGCAAATAA